TTAGCAACAAAGGAAGTAgactatttcaaatatttctcaatACTTTCAAATTAGAATTGTTAAATAAAAGGTATTGCAAATGAGTTCAAGTCCTGACATGGAAAACCGCTGTAAATCTttcattaagaaagaaaagttgaaaagtgaaaatgaaggcTGACCAAAAGCTACTGTCCTCACGATaaccttgttttattttcactgtttaagGGGAACTTACTTGTTGTATCTGAAACCAATATACATTGCTCATTGTACCTAACATAAGGGTCCTAATCTCAACACTCAATCCACTTTGGAACTTGCATAGAAATAAGTAGCACCGTTTTGGTCACCATTTGTAGCTCCGAAACCTACTGCAGTTGTCAGAAGCACAGAGATGTCACAGCctaaattcaaaagcaaaatgttcaaCTGACACTGATGCGAAATTTGAAAATAGCATAGCCCATGTCTAGCACTGCCAGGTCAGAAATTCTGAGCAGACAGCTGAAAAACCATCTTTGTACTTGTACACTAAGTACATTCTGTAAATGATTtgatagcaataaaaaaaatctacaacaATATCATTTTGAATTAGGAACTTCTCATAAAGGGAACATTTCCTAAAAACCAACCAGAAGgagaatttttctctttctaatggAGACCTACCTTGCAATGTGTAAACGTGTTCTTTATTACATAAAGAACAGAGGATGGAAGGGTGCGGATACTCTCCAGAGGCACACACTCTTGCAGCGTGCAGACGTACCGTACACAACTGGTCAGAGTTTCCAACAGTTGCACTATAGTCTTAGATCAAGAACAAACAACAGCAATCAATGTTTTTCAATCCTACAGTAATTTCAgaagcacctttttttttttttgtggaattgCTCCTAGGTTCTTACAACATTTAAAGTTCACAGCTATTTGCATAAATAAGTTGTTTATTAAAGATGAATTCCATAGCTTTTTTCTGACATTATACACTCTTTGAAAGCCTCgtatttcttttcactgctgttctCAACTTacaaaaaattttaaactcCAAATTAAGCGACTGTATAAATAGTTGCCAGATTTACTGTTTAAATACGGAGAATTAAATTCCATTTACATTAGATACTAAGCAGaatttgagattttctttaaattctgaTTAGCATCACATGCTAAATGTAGTCAAATAATTCACAAAATTTTAACTGAACTTCAACTGCAAAGGAAGTTCAGATTACATTTTTACAAGTTGGCTAGTAGTATAAGTAttctaaaatataataatttcttAGGTAAAATCAAAGCATAATAGACTTGCCTGTAACAGATTCCTTACAGTACTGCATAACTCTGTATTCTGGCTGGTTAATCCTTTGGCCTCACTGGATAATTCATACATCAAGTTATCATACAGCTGTAGAgtctgtcaggaaaaaaaagcaaagctagaCATTTATATATAGAAAGGTGTTACTATTTGTGTGCATATGTTTATATCTGCTTGCTTGCTTAGACTGCAGTCATAGTCTACTGAGATAACTCACAGGAGTAAATAATGCTTTCTAGCATTTAAATCATAAAACTTGATATACCAAGATGTGAAAACCATCTATTCTTCTCAAATTACAGCCAGAAGTTAAGTTAGCTGctattttctaaaaatctgtAACCAAAATAAACTTCCTGGCTAATTAACTTAAAATAACAGATACCTCATCctcacagagatttttttcttaattaaaaccACACCGTTTTGAGATAaaaggttattttcattttgtctcaGAAAGTGTTTTGTGTTGAGAACAATCATTAACATCTTGAATAAAGAAATAACGTTTTAAGACCtacaaataacaataatttctgctttggtCAAGGTCCATGTATATTTTATGAGAGATCCTGCTGAGACTGCAAAGACAGAACAGCTTCTAGGCACGTGCAGGGTACTACATAAACTGGTATGGCACAGTAATCCCTGTTCAGGATATGCATGTTATGAGTCATTTTTCTTGTAATCTCTAAAATCTGCTGGAAGACAtgcaagaaaggaaatggaaatcaACTGGGCATTTTTACAGGCTTGTTAAAGTATACAAGCTGAGGCCTGAAACTCAGCAATTCACTACTGCTTTAAGTCCATTCAGATATATGTACTGAAGAGTTTAATATTACAGCCCAAAATTCTCTattatttaatcaaaaaaagAGACCTTCTGTTAGTCATTGCCTAAAAGTTTATTCACCATGTTACTCACAAATATCACAAAAATTATTCATGATATATGGGTGTTGGGTTCGTCAACTTATTTGTCCTGAGAGCCTGCCCCAAGTGAAAACAACCTTGGTCACTTATAAAAAGCCTGCcttctcagaaataaataaaaaacagttctgttaCTAAATATAGAAATCAGAACATCATGCGTTTGATCCTCTCCCTACTGTAAAGAATGGTAAAAATCATACAAATAATCCAACAACGTAAAACTGTTAAACTTTTAAAGggtaaaatgtttatttcaagcTGTGTTCGCAAAGCAATGATTCTATCGTGAGACCTGAGAAGAATCAAGGCACTCTAAGCAGGTTTTTAGCACTGCACAGACTGAAATTTTCGTATTTCATTGAAGGTGTCATACCTTAGGCAATACTTTTGAGAAAAAAGTTTGTTCCAAATCTGCAAGGCTGATATGaggcaaaaacatttcagtcatGATCCTCAGAACACCTGCAAAGCAAAGTATTCctaaaatgttactgaaaaccATGTGATTATCAGAAGTATGTAGCTACCAAGCACGTGGAAGAAAGAACTGAGTGAAGTGGAAACTGATCAGATACTTGATTTTGAAACAAGTAACATCGCATTTGCAACATATGCATTTCCTGAATCATCAAGTAACAATAAAAGCTCGAACATGCATAAACCCATTAATAACTGCATCACACCTGACTACACTTAGTTGAAGGTGGGGCACAATTGTTTGCTCACAGTCTGGGCAATTTTCCACGTTCTTAATTGCAAACAGTTACACATCTGAAGTGCTGGCTGGCACTAACACACAGCTGAGCAGTGAATGTTAGCGAGAGTCCTAACCAGGTGTATATCAGGATTTTCTTGATCACTCTCAGGTATTACAAGAGTTCAACCACCTGTAAGATAATGGccaaaaatacaataaaatacaagacAAAAAGCACTCCTTCTTTCAGCAGTCTACAAATCAGAAgtagcagaaaggaaaaagcagcctTACGTGCATAGCTTATGGGTTTTTCTAAAACATGCAATTCCTGTAACGTGCAATGTCCAGCAGGATTGCTAAAGGCTGTGAAAGTAGGACACCAGTGATAGCGTAAGTATTTTTAACTAGTGCAGACCTTATATTTGCAATACAATAAGCCTTAGGAAGAAGCAGCACCTCTTGGCCACTACTTACGAATGTGCTCAGTCCAGTCTTCAGACTCTTGATACATACAGTAAAAACGTTAAAGAAAGTCAAGTTCATTCTGCCATAAAGATGTAATTTCTCACGCTATGTGCTGTGTGGGCTTTAACCACCTCATCAAATTAACGGGGATGCTCCACAGCTGCTATGGGTGGGTGCTCAGTACCCACATTCCAGCAGCACTGTGCCAGAGTAAGATTTGGGGGTTGTGATTTGTGGgctatgttttttgtttgtttggctttttttagGGGGGCAACAGGAGTGTTATTGAAAGGGCTAGAAGAACCACACGGTATTTTCTActgcagttttttattttactttattgttATTTCGGTGAAGGGCAGTGCTTGCGTTCAGCGAAACCCAGCACACCCggcttttctctcctgtttcacCCCTTGTAAAGCTTGCAGCGCTTTTCCCTCTCACGAGTCGCTTTGCTCGACCCGTGCAGGCTGCCCATCCCGCCCCCCCGCCATTTTAGGGTCACTCCCCCGACGGCGGAGACCCCCGCACACCCACTCCCCACAACAACCCAGCAGCCGAACCACCTCCCGGGGGAAGGATATGAGGAGCCGGGGCAGGACGGCGGGCAGTTCCCGGCGGCAGAGCTCCCAATCCCAGccgcccagctcctgcaggagcagctcggGGTCGGTTCGCGACATGGCGGCCGCCCCCCTCACCTCAGCGCCGGCGGCGGGAACCGGCGCGAGCCGCGGCTTTTCCCGCCGCTATCCCAGCAGCCCCCGCGCGGGACCGGGGAGGCTGCCTGCGCGTAGCCCTTTTGTGCCCCGGCCACGCGCATGCGCATTGCGACGCGGAAGGAGGCAGCGCAGCCATGTGGGGCAGGGGTAGAGCGGGCAGCCGGGTACGGGCACCCCCCTGCCAGTAACGGCTGCTGAgctttatcattttatttttttttatcattttatttttatttatttttattatttcattcattcttaatttttattatttcatttttatttttttattcttcagtattttagtttttattatttttattagtttattctttactattttattttttactcttttattctttattattttatttttcattattttattctttattactTTCGGTTTTTAAACAGGACCCCGCTGTCATTTTTCAATAGGATGctatcagcattttcttttaacacgCTATTAATTCCTTACTGTTACCATCTCGCCGTTTAACGATGCCTAAAactgtttctcactccttttgcagaaataattaaGCCGATCCCTTGGCAAACCAGCCAGTGTTCAGCCTACAGAGCGCGCTTTCCCACCGTGGTGACTGCATGGAAGCGTACAAAAGAAAAATCGTCCCGTCTCTCCTGGGGGAGTGTTCCTGCCTGTGACTTTTTGGGCTGTTCTTGCTGAAAATGGCATTTCGGTTTAATTTTGCTattgaggaaaatgaaagcactgaGCCAGGTGCTCAGGGTGAGGCAGACTCGCAGCTGGACCCTCCAAAACACGAGCAAACCgcccatgcagcagcagcctgcagcctccAGCCGGGCACCGCAAAGCATGCAGGTAAGGGACTGTCAGAGAACAAGTTGTGCTCCCCGGCTGCCAGGGAGCACCATGTTCCCAAAGATGTCAGCAAAGTACTGGAAAATAAAGTCTTGGAAACCATGTCAGACCTGCGTTACGTAAACATGTCCATGGTGGAAATGGCGTGTCAGGATGACACACATGGGGAAGACATCGTGTCGAAAAGCGTCTCTGCTCACTCTGATCTCATCCCAGGGGTCTACGAGGGGGGGCTGAAAATCTGGGAGTGCACCTTCGATCTCCTGGAGTACCTGTCTGAGGCTGACCTGCAGTTTGCCAACAAGGCAGTGCTGGATCTTGGGTGTGGGGCTGGACTGCTGGGAATAGCTGCATTACGGGGAAAAGCTGGAAAAGTCCACTTCCAGGATTACAACAGCACCGTGATCGATGAAATAACCTTGCCTAATGTGGTGGCTAACTGTGTAAATGATGGCAATGGGACTGGTGCGGGAGATGATAGAAAAATTGTTAAGCCTCCTTCAAAGAGGCCCAGGAAAGCAAAGTGCTTACCTGACGCGCTCagcaaatgcagatttttttctggagagtGGTCAGAAGTCAGCCGGCTCCTGCTCAGCAGCAACGAACCCTGTTCAAAATACGATGTCATTCTCACATCCGAGACCATCTATAACCCTGACTACTACGGTGCTTTGCACGATACACTGTCTCAGCTGTTGGACAGAAACGGCCGCGTGTACTTGGCAAGCAAAGCACATTACTTTGGGGTCGGTGGTGGCATCTACCTCTTTGAGAAATTCATTGAGGAGAGGAAGGTGTTCAGAATCAGCATGGTTAAAGAAATTGATAAAGGACTGAAGCGGTTTATCATGGAAATGGCCTTTAAAGATTCcagttaaaattaattcaacCACTGGTGATTCAAAAATATCTTAGTAAAGAACTACTTTAATCCTcttatctttgctttttttctgctattgaGTTACTCTGAATTGACAGGGTGATGCTGCTCTTTTCTAGCTTTTGAACTGTCTGACAAATTTTAGTGTTTGCCTGGAAGCGAAGACTCTTCTGATTCtggttttgcagagaaaaatgtagTACCTTCAAGTAGCATCTGTTTGTACCACTTttgctatttatatttattttaaaattaagcaagtCACTTTCCTCAGTCTCCCTCTCCCATTCTTTGGCAGTGCCAACACTAAGTTACAGGGACAGCCGCTGAGCACAGCCTGAAGGTGACCATTTAGCATCCTAATACAGTGCAAAAAGTGGTTCTTAAGGGTCAGGCTCCTGACTCAGACATGATTTAACTGCAGTGACAAATTTCAGATTGAACTGCATAACTGTACTCTGCTGTTTTGCCACCAGAGGGGGATGTGATTGTATTTATCACTTGTATTCCATTCTGGTAACAATCTCACAAATCTTTATAGTTTTTCCATATATAATGCACACATTACTTTTATTCAAACCTTTGAAAAAGCATACCAGAGAATATTTTCTACTGTGGTTTGTGAATTTTCGTATTCATATTTTGACGCATTCCTAAGAAATTTCAGCAAGGAATTGGAAAAAGGCATcctctttgcagaaataaaaaataatttgttttagaaattgaGTTGGAAGAAGACTCTACGTaagatgttctttaaaatgaacaacTGATAAACCTACCAACACAGTCTAGGAAACTGGAGGATGACAGAACTGAGTTTTAGGTTGCAATTAGGAAAGGAGACTGACTAGAGTGCTATACTGGTTTTGGTAAGATCTTTCCAGATACTGACCATACAATATGACTCATTTTCCAAACCTGCTAAACACTTTCATACCTCTTCAGTCTTTTAGGCAGTTTGGTAGGGCAGCAGGCTTTTAGAAAAGCCTGTGTGCAAGTCACTCCCGCGTCCTAGGCTGATGATACTGATGGTGAGACAAGACTGCACGTTGCTGAAGAAATTACCTAgtcaaaaaaatgcaaaaaaaccCAAAGAAGTACAAAATCTGGTCCCAAGTGTTTGGTGTCACCAAcaattcacacacaaaaaagcaaccACGGTATGTTTTGCTTCAACTAAACCAGACAGCAGGCTGTTACAGAACTCTACCAGGTACAGCAGTGGTACTGCTTGTCAGCGTACGCTGCTTTACTGCAGCAAAAACGCATTGGGCGCCCTTGCAGAAATATAAACTCCGAGACAAGCCAACCACTGCAGTAAACTGGGTATAAGGATACTCAATAAATGCAGGGGAGAAAAGGCAATAAATAATCTGAGAAGGTGGAGAAAGACTTACTACAGCAGTGACTTAAATCACTTGGTATTGCGTAAAGTAAGTTCCCGTCACTGCAGCCCATGAAAGCCAACGGCAAGATTCCTATTTTGACCGTGTTGCTATTAAGATAACCATAGAGGATTTCCTATACTTTACAGAAGAGCCTTAACAACTACTGTTGTTTCAAAAACAATTGTTAGCAGACTACTTTAAAGGGATACTTAGGAAATTACTGAAGTGCTCTTTcacaggagagaggaaaaaagcagtcAGTTGTGCTCTGCAAGCAGTCAGCTGTGATTGCGCTTTGGAATTTTTCTGCATCAGGTCTGAAACCTACCGATGACAGACAAGTACCGACTACAgactgagaaacaaaaggaagtttTAGCTTTGGCAGATCAATGAAGTACTGTTAACAGTTCTTTGTCAAAACTGGGAAGTTGGAAACATCACTACCACTTGCTATTTTCCATACCTCAGCCTTAAAACAAATCACTGCTTACACAGCGACTGAATAGCTTGTTCTACACCTGCTAGGTCTAGAGCTGTTTCCAAGAAGGGTACCTGAAGCCATAAGAAATCTTGACCCCTGTAAGAATGAATATGATAAAGAACAAGAACCTCATGtattttttgaataaagaaGGCACTTAGAATTGCCTGCTATAACGCTTCATCTGGAAAATATTACATGATCAATCTCACCCTCAGTTTTAATAATATTCCTTTGCTCAGcatccttattttatttttggcttgcTCAAGCAGCTTTCAAGCAGACTTTCAAGTGAAGACTGCTAGAGCCACAATCACAATGATTGCACACCTGCAAACCAGGAATCCCAACAGTGGAATTAAGTTCCCATTTCTAAAATTACAGAAGAGAATCAATATAGGATATTTTTCTCAGGTGAAATCAGCAAAATTAGCATTGGGATTTCCATAAGTTCAGATGAGTTCTATTCTGTTCTTAGAAGTCCACAGATACACTCAGAGAGGAAGCAGAATTAAACAGTTTTGTGGGCTCAGTGTTCTGTTGATGTTTTAACATCAATAATAAAGCTGTTCTTAGATTAGGGAAGCCAGTAAACTTTCTCCCCTTGCCAAATCATCACCACCCTTGTGACcagtttcctgcttttttcatgatctggaataaaaaaatctttaacttACTTGTAATACTTGTACATCTACTTAATCACTAGGGTAATTAGCATTTCCCCAAGTTAAATTACAGTAGAAAATAACAATTTAGAAGACCCTCAAAAGTCTCTTTCTGATAACACAAACCATTACATCAGGCTCAGTTTCTTGGATGAGGAAACAAAGCGTTCAACTGGCAACTCAATTTTCAGCTCTTTCCAAGTCACCCCTTTTCTCCCCCGGCTCCATCCCCTTACTTTTTGAGAGAGTCATTACAATAAGAAATCCGGTCTAAATTATGTCCTTCTCGTAAGTATTGTGGagagaaacattaaaatctgtcataaaatgtttcaggaaactaaatgaaaaagcGTGTTTACTTTAACAGGCGCTGTCCTTAACTGATGACTTCCTCTTGAAGACTATTTGCTAATTTTGGGAAAtgacaggattaaaaaaataaatcagttttgtaTACTGGCAAAAGTTAAATGGCATCCGTTACAGTTACTTTGCTAaatgttaggggaaaaaaagccctgaggAAAATACAAGTGGGAAGTGCTCAATTTGCAAATTATTGATTTGCATGCTATTCTTGGTAACTAGGTACAGAGGCGTGtaatcattttctgaaatcaaaatctTGGCATGAAACACCCAATGCTATCATAGCAATTGAAGTGGCACAGACAGAAGAGCAATGCACAAAAGCATAAAGACAAGCACAAACAGCAGATAAATACAGCGGCATACAGAGGCTGGAAGAGAAAGTCCAGTCTGTGCATAGGGAAAGCAGAGACCACCCAAGAGACCTGAAGCACCAGGTTCATATCTTGCTTCCGGGTGATTATTGGGATGGAAATACCTGGATTTTTTCTAATGAGAAGTGGGACAAAAGGTTTGAGGATGAGAACAGGAGATTCCCCTCTGCCCAGCCTCTGGTGATCAGTAAGTCGAAAAAGGCCATCAGGTGCCCTTCAGCATACATTGGATGCTGTAGTAGCTAACTTAACTCCTCATGTGCCCAGGTGAAAGAAATGTTAAGCAAGAAATCAGTTGCTGCTGTCGATCCAGCTATTCAAAATTCCGTGATCCAACCAGAGGCAGTTGCAAATACATTGAACTCATGGTGAGTTATATTCCTAGAAGAGGCAGCCACCCCTGATGTATATATACATGACTCACAGTGTACAAGGACCTGAGATTAACTCTGAGACCTTAAAAGGAACCACACCTCAGTGCATAACGGCACCAGtgattaaaaatcaaaacaaatgtaCAGGAGAGTGATGGAGGgataaggaaaataattctgttacTGCTTTATTATCATGACAGAAACTAGACTAACACCTCTCCCATTTCATTCTGGTTTGAGTTCCGcacattgaaaagaaaaagccactgGAGACTACAGATACTGTCAGATAAGTGTAAGAAGGGTCACAGCAAAGGGGAGAACCAGGATTTGTATACAGAGATCTCCTGATGACTGCAAGTCAACAGTGTGAGCAAGAGAAAAGGTACTGCTTTGAAAACCCACAACAGCATTCAACAGAAGATCAACAGGAAACAAAGTGAAGATTGCAGCAAGGATCTTCACAAATGAAGGGCAAAAGCTTGCTACAACAGGAGGAAACAGGTGCCCGTAAATTAATCCTGACCCTGCCTAGGTATACTGGTTCTGGCTGGGTTGGTAATTACAGtcctagaaaaggaaaaagtcattATGCTCATGAGGAGTAAAAGAAGTACAGAAGAATCAGAATGAGAAGTACTGTCAAAATTTGACATTGCTTGCCACCAGCCACAGGATCATTACTTGTGTGGAACAAATACCAACTTTTCAAATCCATGGATTAAATGGAAGATTTACATTATTGCCCCCCTTCAATTTTTATAAGTGTGGATAAGAAAGTTGAACAGCcagaagagaaattgaaagaaaaaaatgaaaacaccgCAGACAAAAGGATCAGAGAACATGTTTGGTCCTGGGGCATTAAAGGTGATGGCAAAATCCTGATATACCCTGCAATGCATCAGTGAGataaaattagatgaaaaatTGGAGGTAAGATGATGTGGGAGTGTTTAATTAGGTGGCAAGTCAAAAGGAGcatgaaaaaaaagctgagaactGCAAAATTTGCACAAAAGAATGACCTGAAAAGTAAGAGATACCTGGGGATTACTAACAGCACTATAAATTACAGCAGAGACCAGTTACTCCAGATTTATAACATGCATACAGACATGTAGTTTTATTGAAGTACAACTCAAAAAGTTACCAGTTTTGAACTGCATGTCACATTCGTAAGTAGCCAATTTATTTCTTGTCATCTGACCATGTAATTTCATAATCTGTATACACCTTTTTCAATATCTCTACAGTCACTGAATGATCTGCTTTTCCATAGCCCTGCAAGAAAGAACAAGAGTTTATTAGACAAGTACAGAAAGCAACTCCACAGGACCATTGAGTTCTTGTCAACACAAATTATCCAGTTACATGGTTTGACACTGCAAGTAGCTCAAATACAAATTAGAAATAAACACAGGTTCTAAAAGAGTTGCTCTTGCAgtatcagattttatttttctattgtcAACTCCaattccccccaccccaattTGTAGAAAACAAACGAATCAATCTCCAGTAacagaagctgcattttttttttttaactgtgatttctccagcagaaagattgctttaaaatgctCCCAACCCCTCAACCATAATATTTACtgaatgttctttttaaatcaGAGTATATTGACCTGTTTCAATGTATGAGCATACAAGCATCTGATTTGGctcagctgaaggaaaacagaacatgaaGCCATATGTGTGAACATCTGAGTACTATTTTAGCCACCAAAGAAATCACACTTTTCACgttttatgtatttgtaatCTTTCCTTAGTTGGTAATAGCATAATtttaattgtgctttttttgCCACTGAAACTGCAAACTAAGGCAAGTCAGATGACCCATCTCATTTTTAAGCCTCATTTAAATCACTGATCAGTTTTAGTCCTGCACTGAAATTTAAGAGATGTGGTAGAAAGTGCCTTTCCCTCATCTTGAATGACTGAAGTTATctataattctgaaataaatccaGATTAATAGTTTTTCCCCCTGTCAAAAAGACTTCACTGCGCAATAGTGTAGTCTGCtgataaaaaatgttatttacaagTTACTGTCATTTTCCAGTAATATTTAGTAGGAAACATTTAActcagaagactgaaaatagTTCACGATTGCATTATCATGCAAAATATACTTATTCATCACTGACTCTGCCTCAGAAGAAACAATTTAAGTAAACCAGTGTTTAAACTGCACAGGATGAAATTGATGCGTTATAAAACACAGACTTTtcaaaaataccagaaaatacAACTAT
This Cygnus olor isolate bCygOlo1 chromosome 8, bCygOlo1.pri.v2, whole genome shotgun sequence DNA region includes the following protein-coding sequences:
- the METTL18 gene encoding histidine protein methyltransferase 1 homolog, which codes for MAFRFNFAIEENESTEPGAQGEADSQLDPPKHEQTAHAAAACSLQPGTAKHAGKGLSENKLCSPAAREHHVPKDVSKVLENKVLETMSDLRYVNMSMVEMACQDDTHGEDIVSKSVSAHSDLIPGVYEGGLKIWECTFDLLEYLSEADLQFANKAVLDLGCGAGLLGIAALRGKAGKVHFQDYNSTVIDEITLPNVVANCVNDGNGTGAGDDRKIVKPPSKRPRKAKCLPDALSKCRFFSGEWSEVSRLLLSSNEPCSKYDVILTSETIYNPDYYGALHDTLSQLLDRNGRVYLASKAHYFGVGGGIYLFEKFIEERKVFRISMVKEIDKGLKRFIMEMAFKDSS